From the bacterium genome, one window contains:
- a CDS encoding bacterioferritin produces the protein MASQDARQALIEGLNTDLAHEYQAIISYLVLSQLITGPHRPELSRFLDEEIADELGHARYLANKIVALGGTPTTRPAEVRLGSSNREIFEIVLQAERETIERYTQRIKQADAAGEIGLRVDLENIVSEETRHRDDLERILKNWKE, from the coding sequence ATGGCAAGCCAGGATGCGCGCCAGGCCCTCATCGAAGGCCTCAACACCGACCTCGCCCACGAGTACCAGGCCATCATCAGCTACCTCGTCCTCAGCCAGCTCATCACCGGGCCCCATCGCCCCGAGCTGTCGCGCTTCCTGGACGAGGAGATCGCCGATGAGCTCGGCCACGCCCGCTACCTCGCCAACAAGATCGTCGCCCTCGGCGGCACGCCCACCACGCGCCCCGCGGAGGTCCGGCTGGGCTCGAGCAACCGCGAGATCTTCGAGATCGTGCTCCAGGCCGAGCGGGAGACCATCGAGCGCTACACGCAGCGGATCAAGCAGGCGGACGCCGCGGGCGAGATCGGGCTGCGCGTGGACCTCGAGAACATCGTCTCCGAGGAGACCCGTCACCGCGACGACCTGGAGCGCATCCTCAAGAACTGGAAGGAGTAG
- a CDS encoding ferredoxin--NADP(+) reductase, with protein sequence MNDSELKDLTIIGGGPTGLFAAFYAGMRGASARIIDSLPELGGQLTALYPEKYIYDVGGFPRITAKELAANLIEQGLQFGAEVRLGEQVQDLIREDGYFVATTDKGGRYASRAVIIAAGKGAFSPRVLECPGYQEFLERGVAHHVKDPAAYAGKRVLIVGGGDSAVDWALALKDTTARLILIHRREGFRAHAHSMRLLRTAVEAGEIELLTHKEVRAIHGDECVRAVTIFDNRTNEELTLEVDAVLALIGFKPDLGPVARWGIELEKNGIKVSPTMQTSIPGVFAAGDVVWHEAKLDLIATGFSEAAIAVNNAIHYIDPKARVNPGHSTNLKVFKEREAAEAAAEESAG encoded by the coding sequence GACGATCATCGGCGGCGGCCCGACAGGGCTCTTTGCCGCCTTCTACGCCGGGATGCGCGGGGCGTCGGCCCGCATCATCGACTCGCTGCCCGAGCTGGGCGGCCAGCTCACCGCGCTCTACCCGGAGAAGTACATCTACGACGTCGGCGGCTTCCCCCGCATCACGGCCAAGGAGCTGGCGGCCAACCTCATCGAGCAGGGGCTCCAGTTCGGGGCCGAGGTGCGCCTCGGCGAGCAGGTCCAGGACCTGATCCGGGAAGACGGCTACTTCGTCGCGACCACGGACAAGGGCGGACGGTACGCGAGCCGCGCCGTCATCATCGCCGCCGGCAAGGGCGCGTTCTCGCCCCGCGTCCTCGAGTGCCCCGGCTACCAGGAATTCCTCGAGCGCGGCGTGGCCCACCACGTCAAGGACCCGGCCGCCTACGCCGGCAAGCGCGTCCTGATCGTGGGCGGCGGCGACTCCGCCGTGGACTGGGCGCTGGCCCTCAAGGACACCACCGCACGTCTGATCCTCATCCACCGCCGCGAGGGCTTCCGCGCCCACGCCCACTCCATGCGTCTGCTCCGCACCGCCGTCGAGGCCGGAGAGATCGAGCTCCTCACCCACAAGGAGGTGCGCGCCATCCACGGCGACGAATGCGTGCGCGCCGTCACCATCTTCGACAACCGCACCAACGAGGAGCTCACCCTCGAGGTGGACGCCGTGCTCGCGCTCATCGGCTTCAAGCCAGACCTCGGGCCTGTGGCCCGCTGGGGCATCGAACTGGAGAAGAACGGCATCAAGGTCAGCCCGACGATGCAGACCAGCATCCCCGGCGTCTTCGCCGCCGGCGACGTCGTCTGGCACGAGGCCAAGCTCGATCTCATCGCCACGGGCTTCAGCGAGGCGGCCATCGCCGTCAACAACGCCATCCACTACATCGACCCCAAGGCCCGCGTGAACCCGGGCCACTCCACGAACCTCAAGGTGTTCAAGGAGCGGGAGGCGGCCGAGGCGGCCGCCGAAGAGAGTGCTGGATAG
- the trxB gene encoding thioredoxin-disulfide reductase, producing the protein METLVIIGSGPAAWTAAIYAARANLRPLVFEGEPQGTQLPGGQLMNTTEIENFPGFPDGITGPELMERMKAQALRFGARAVMENVVGVDFSEHPFRIRPHYSEEVQALAVIVATGASAKWLGVPNEERLARSGGGVSACAVCDAALPIYRDKRLAVVGGGDTAMEEALYTTKFSSETVIIHRRDRFRASKIMADRVLSHPKIRVLWNKRVIEVLGYDAITGVRLEDTVTGEISELEVGGLFVAIGHTPNTAFLEGQLELTPNGYIKTKPGRTATSVDGVFAAGDVMDDYYRQAVTAAATGCMAALEAERWLAQRGIGEAPVLETAETQAPGQE; encoded by the coding sequence GTGGAAACGCTGGTGATCATCGGTTCTGGGCCCGCGGCGTGGACGGCTGCGATCTACGCGGCGCGCGCGAACCTGAGGCCGTTGGTCTTCGAGGGCGAGCCGCAGGGGACGCAGCTCCCCGGCGGGCAGCTCATGAACACCACGGAGATCGAGAACTTCCCGGGCTTCCCGGACGGGATCACGGGCCCGGAGCTGATGGAGCGGATGAAGGCGCAGGCGCTACGGTTCGGCGCCCGGGCGGTGATGGAGAACGTGGTGGGCGTGGACTTCTCGGAGCATCCGTTCCGGATCCGGCCGCACTACTCGGAGGAGGTCCAGGCGCTCGCGGTGATCGTGGCGACGGGCGCGAGCGCGAAGTGGCTGGGGGTGCCGAACGAGGAGCGGCTGGCGCGGAGTGGCGGCGGCGTTTCGGCCTGTGCGGTGTGTGATGCGGCGCTGCCGATCTATCGGGACAAGCGGCTCGCCGTGGTGGGCGGCGGCGACACCGCGATGGAAGAGGCGCTCTACACCACGAAGTTCTCGAGCGAGACGGTGATCATCCACCGGCGGGACCGGTTCCGCGCCTCGAAGATCATGGCGGACCGGGTGCTGAGCCACCCGAAGATCCGCGTGCTCTGGAACAAGCGGGTGATCGAGGTGCTGGGCTACGACGCGATCACGGGCGTCCGGCTCGAGGACACGGTGACGGGGGAGATCAGCGAGTTGGAGGTGGGCGGGCTGTTCGTCGCCATCGGTCACACGCCGAACACGGCGTTCCTGGAGGGGCAACTCGAGCTGACGCCGAACGGCTACATCAAGACGAAGCCGGGGCGGACGGCGACGAGCGTGGACGGGGTGTTCGCGGCGGGGGATGTGATGGATGATTACTACCGGCAGGCGGTGACGGCGGCGGCTACGGGCTGCATGGCGGCGCTGGAAGCGGAGCGGTGGCTGGCGCAGCGCGGCATCGGCGAGGCGCCGGTGCTGGAGACGGCGGAGACGCAGGCGCCCGGGCAGGAGTGA